From the genome of Kaistella daneshvariae, one region includes:
- a CDS encoding TetR family transcriptional regulator C-terminal domain-containing protein: protein MKNTEISRENILELYSNYVLRKNRKPLNVFTFCDDHEISESDFYFYYANFDQLEADYLKYFLEQTLLLISAEESYIMETPKNKLLSFYFTFFEQLTLNRTLVIYLIGQEKNNLQNFRKLWALKAEFLKFIKSLGLAEPMLGSSSESKMKLERIKNKGIEEFYWGQFLATLKFWLDDTSPNFEKTDIFIEKSVDTGMDLLDIKLFKKLVDLGKFLFNEKVRPHS from the coding sequence ATGAAAAATACAGAAATATCACGGGAAAATATTTTGGAATTGTACTCCAACTATGTCCTTCGAAAAAACCGCAAGCCGCTGAATGTCTTTACCTTCTGCGACGACCACGAGATTAGCGAGAGCGATTTTTACTTCTATTACGCCAATTTCGACCAGCTGGAAGCAGATTATTTAAAATATTTTCTCGAGCAAACGCTGCTCTTGATTTCCGCGGAAGAATCCTATATAATGGAAACACCGAAAAATAAGCTGCTTTCATTTTACTTCACCTTTTTCGAGCAGTTGACGCTGAACCGGACTTTGGTGATTTACCTCATCGGTCAGGAAAAAAACAACCTTCAGAATTTTAGAAAATTATGGGCTTTAAAAGCGGAATTTTTAAAATTTATAAAAAGTCTTGGTTTAGCGGAGCCGATGTTGGGAAGTTCTTCAGAAAGCAAAATGAAGTTGGAAAGAATTAAAAACAAAGGAATCGAAGAATTTTATTGGGGACAGTTTTTGGCAACCTTAAAGTTCTGGTTGGATGACACCAGTCCAAACTTCGAAAAAACCGATATTTTCATCGAAAAATCCGTGGACACGGGCATGGACTTGCTGGATATAAAACTATTCAAAAAACTGGTGGACCTGGGAAAATTTTTATTTAATGAAAAAGTGAGACCCCATTCATGA
- a CDS encoding ABC1 kinase family protein: MKTLDKIPTSKIQRASKLISTGAKVGVNYLKYYGEKITKTEDEAKENLNSNNASDIYDSLKELKGSALKVAQMLSMEKNILPAAYVERFSLSQFQVPPLSAPLVNKIFKNYFGKKPTELFDSFNSTSSNAASIGQVHKAFKDGKELAVKIQYPGVSDSISSDLAMVKPIAMKMFNIKGKNSDQYFKEVEDKLLEETDYQLEIEQSLEIRKKCENLPNLNFPDYYPELSNDKIITMDWMHGKHLSTFCAENSDAEKANKVGQALWDFYMFQIHELRKVHADPHPGNFLVTEDGTLTAIDFGCMKSLPEEFYIPYFELASRENLKNKAFFDRKLLELEIIRADDSTEEKAFFTEIFYELLYLFTTPFQDETFDFSDGTFFAAITDLGQKYAKNTQIKGRNANRGSKHFIYMNRTFFGLFNLMHEIKAKDIRINNYRNFIGS; encoded by the coding sequence ATGAAAACATTAGACAAGATTCCTACCAGCAAAATCCAGCGCGCCAGCAAACTGATTTCCACCGGAGCGAAAGTCGGCGTTAATTATCTGAAATATTACGGTGAAAAAATTACCAAAACCGAAGACGAAGCCAAGGAAAATCTGAACAGCAACAATGCTTCAGATATTTATGACAGTTTGAAAGAACTGAAAGGCAGCGCTTTGAAAGTTGCACAAATGCTCAGCATGGAAAAAAATATTTTGCCGGCTGCTTATGTAGAGAGATTTTCGCTTTCGCAGTTTCAGGTTCCGCCGCTTTCTGCGCCTTTGGTGAACAAAATTTTCAAAAATTATTTCGGTAAGAAACCAACAGAATTATTCGACTCTTTCAATAGCACTTCCAGCAACGCTGCGAGCATCGGCCAGGTACATAAAGCTTTTAAAGACGGAAAAGAATTGGCGGTGAAAATCCAATATCCCGGCGTTTCGGACAGTATTTCTTCGGATTTGGCGATGGTGAAGCCGATTGCGATGAAAATGTTTAATATTAAAGGAAAAAATTCCGACCAATATTTTAAGGAAGTTGAAGACAAGCTGCTGGAAGAAACCGATTATCAGCTAGAAATTGAGCAAAGTCTGGAAATCCGGAAAAAGTGTGAAAATTTGCCGAATTTAAATTTTCCCGATTATTATCCGGAACTGTCCAACGACAAAATTATCACCATGGATTGGATGCACGGCAAACATCTTTCGACTTTCTGTGCGGAAAATTCGGATGCGGAAAAAGCAAATAAAGTGGGACAGGCGCTTTGGGATTTCTATATGTTTCAGATTCATGAACTGCGAAAAGTTCACGCCGATCCGCATCCCGGAAACTTTTTGGTGACTGAAGACGGAACTTTAACCGCCATTGATTTTGGCTGTATGAAAAGCCTTCCGGAGGAGTTTTACATTCCTTATTTTGAGCTTGCATCAAGAGAAAATTTGAAAAATAAGGCGTTTTTTGACCGAAAATTATTGGAACTTGAAATCATCAGAGCTGACGATTCGACCGAAGAAAAGGCATTTTTTACGGAAATTTTCTACGAATTACTTTACCTTTTCACCACGCCGTTTCAAGACGAGACGTTCGATTTTTCGGACGGAACTTTCTTTGCTGCCATCACAGATCTCGGTCAGAAATATGCAAAAAACACCCAAATAAAGGGCAGAAATGCTAATCGAGGTTCCAAGCATTTTATTTATATGAACCGTACATTTTTCGGGCTTTTCAATTTGATGCACGAAATCAAAGCGAAAGACATCCGTATTAATAATTACAGGAATTTTATCGGCTCATGA
- a CDS encoding SDR family NAD(P)-dependent oxidoreductase yields MKNILIIGAGKGIGLATAKILQSENLFTISRNLTADLSALNSTFFEADVATDDLVHINLPEELHGLVFCPGSINLKPFNRLSESDFLADFKQNFLGAVKIIQRSLPALKKSGGASVVLFSTVAAKVGMPFHTSVAASKGAIEGFAKSLAAEFSAYKIRVNVIAPSLSDTALATQLLSTDEKRSASAKRHPLQRVGTADDSAHLVEFLLSDKSSWMTGQIIGLDGGLGNIKL; encoded by the coding sequence ATGAAAAATATTTTAATTATCGGCGCCGGTAAAGGGATTGGCTTGGCGACTGCAAAAATTTTACAGTCTGAAAATCTTTTTACGATTTCCAGAAATCTAACCGCAGATTTATCAGCCTTAAATTCCACGTTTTTCGAGGCTGATGTGGCGACTGATGATCTCGTACATATAAATCTTCCCGAAGAATTGCACGGTTTGGTTTTCTGCCCCGGTTCCATAAATTTGAAACCTTTTAACCGCCTTAGCGAAAGCGATTTTTTAGCTGATTTTAAGCAAAATTTTTTGGGTGCTGTAAAAATTATTCAGCGATCTTTACCAGCTTTAAAAAAGTCGGGTGGTGCCAGCGTGGTGCTGTTTTCTACCGTGGCAGCAAAAGTGGGAATGCCTTTTCACACCTCTGTTGCGGCAAGTAAAGGTGCTATTGAAGGTTTTGCTAAAAGTTTAGCAGCTGAATTTTCTGCTTATAAAATTCGGGTGAATGTAATAGCACCTTCATTAAGCGACACAGCACTTGCCACGCAATTGCTTTCGACGGACGAGAAAAGAAGCGCTTCCGCAAAACGTCATCCGTTGCAGCGAGTTGGGACCGCAGATGACAGCGCGCACCTGGTGGAATTTTTACTTTCCGACAAAAGTTCCTGGATGACGGGTCAAATCATCGGTCTGGATGGAGGTTTAGGAAATATAAAACTGTAA
- a CDS encoding MarR family winged helix-turn-helix transcriptional regulator has product MDLNLIIEILSELDAFQKSQNSNQLTLEDFRLYLNEKAYERENPRNLSEKYDLQVFDLENEIAKQVIMLGRYSKHLIKKSLENHSDLINEDFTYLFRLMDYPSLTKMQLIEKNAHEKQSGIEIIKRLVRNGLIQESPDENDKRSTRVQVTAKGKKVFQESMKDITVVSKIMCGKLNTDEKEQLLNSLKKLNTFHHTVYTTLRNEDPEKIVKLVDNG; this is encoded by the coding sequence ATGGATTTAAATTTAATCATTGAGATTCTGTCGGAGCTGGATGCTTTCCAGAAAAGCCAGAACAGCAACCAATTGACGCTGGAAGATTTTCGGCTTTACCTGAACGAAAAGGCTTATGAAAGGGAAAATCCGCGAAATCTGTCGGAAAAATATGATTTACAGGTTTTCGACCTTGAAAATGAAATCGCTAAACAGGTGATTATGCTCGGCCGATATTCCAAACATCTGATTAAAAAATCGCTCGAAAACCACAGCGATCTCATCAACGAAGATTTCACCTATCTATTCCGCCTCATGGATTATCCGTCGCTCACGAAAATGCAGTTGATCGAGAAAAATGCGCACGAAAAACAGTCCGGAATTGAGATTATTAAAAGGCTAGTTCGAAATGGCTTAATCCAGGAAAGTCCCGACGAAAATGATAAAAGAAGCACACGCGTTCAGGTCACGGCGAAAGGTAAAAAAGTATTTCAGGAATCCATGAAAGATATTACGGTGGTTTCCAAAATCATGTGCGGCAAACTTAATACTGATGAAAAGGAGCAGCTGCTGAATTCGCTGAAAAAACTGAACACTTTTCACCATACGGTTTACACGACTTTGCGAAACGAAGATCCCGAAAAAATTGTTAAACTGGTAGATAATGGCTAA
- a CDS encoding cryptochrome/photolyase family protein, producing the protein MANKITVFWFRRDLRLSDNHGLFKALESSENVLPIFIFDTDILSKLENKADKRVDYIVQALQTLNQFLEKTGKSIKIFHGKPFEIFQQLADKYDIDAVFCSEDYEPYAIKRDADIKAFLAAKTANFFSFKDQVIFHKDEISKPDGTPYTVYTPYAKKWLTQFESEKLPEYPSENLLHHLIDVEPQNISCEKIGFEKTSFDFEIPHFDPEIIKNYHETRNFPTVKTSEMSVHLRFGTVSIKKLAASAVNFNQTYLKELIWREFFMQVLFHFPRVVHQSFKRKFDEISWLFDEENLKKWQTGNTGYPLVDAGMRQLNETGFMHNRVRMICAGFFTKHLLMDWRIGEAYFAEKLLDYDLSANNGNWQWSVGSGCDATPYFRIFNPMEQQKKFDPDFIYIKRWVPEFGTNEYPEPMVEHKFARERALKAYKKGLENTGF; encoded by the coding sequence ATGGCTAATAAAATCACGGTTTTCTGGTTTCGGCGTGATCTGCGTTTAAGCGATAACCACGGACTTTTTAAAGCGCTGGAATCGTCTGAAAACGTCTTGCCGATTTTTATTTTTGATACCGATATTCTTTCAAAACTAGAAAATAAAGCCGACAAGCGCGTTGATTATATTGTTCAGGCTTTGCAGACTTTAAATCAATTTTTAGAAAAAACCGGTAAATCGATTAAGATTTTTCACGGAAAACCTTTCGAAATTTTTCAGCAACTTGCTGATAAATATGACATCGACGCAGTCTTTTGCAGCGAAGATTACGAACCTTACGCGATAAAAAGAGACGCAGACATTAAAGCATTTTTAGCCGCTAAAACGGCAAATTTTTTCAGTTTTAAAGATCAAGTGATTTTTCACAAAGATGAAATTTCAAAGCCTGATGGCACGCCCTATACGGTTTATACGCCGTATGCTAAAAAATGGCTGACACAGTTCGAAAGCGAAAAATTACCTGAATATCCTAGCGAAAATTTGCTTCACCATTTAATTGATGTTGAGCCGCAAAATATTTCGTGCGAAAAAATTGGTTTTGAAAAAACTTCATTCGATTTTGAAATTCCGCATTTCGATCCTGAAATCATAAAAAATTACCACGAAACACGTAATTTTCCCACGGTGAAAACCAGCGAAATGAGTGTTCATTTGCGTTTCGGAACGGTGAGTATTAAAAAATTGGCTGCTTCAGCGGTAAATTTTAACCAAACCTATTTAAAGGAATTAATCTGGCGGGAATTTTTTATGCAGGTTCTTTTCCATTTTCCGCGCGTGGTTCATCAGTCTTTTAAAAGAAAATTCGACGAAATTTCCTGGCTTTTCGACGAAGAAAATTTAAAAAAGTGGCAAACGGGAAACACCGGCTATCCGCTTGTTGATGCTGGAATGCGGCAGCTGAATGAAACCGGTTTTATGCACAATAGAGTCCGTATGATTTGTGCCGGATTTTTCACCAAACATCTTTTAATGGACTGGCGCATCGGCGAAGCCTATTTCGCCGAAAAACTACTGGATTACGACCTGTCTGCGAACAACGGAAACTGGCAGTGGAGCGTCGGCAGCGGCTGCGATGCCACACCATATTTTCGGATTTTTAACCCGATGGAGCAGCAAAAAAAGTTTGATCCGGACTTTATTTACATTAAAAGATGGGTGCCAGAATTTGGAACTAATGAATATCCCGAACCGATGGTTGAGCACAAATTTGCGCGCGAAAGAGCTTTAAAAGCTTATAAAAAAGGCCTGGAAAATACCGGCTTTTAA
- a CDS encoding diacylglycerol/lipid kinase family protein, producing MDRVAFIINPFSAQKNYQPFLQLLKKSLEKPVIFLSDSVAGTEKFIKENFDKIDIFVAVGGDGTISSVAKSLINTDKILAIFPAGSGNGFSNENKFSKNLVDLLGKIKNGKHRSIDTFMVNDHFSINVSGTGFDGKVVKAFEKTSRGFKNYIKVSILTFFAFKTVKIQFKSKKFKEHDGDYLMINVANTRQFGNNAYIAPSASTTDGLAEIVLVKKFPFWYSGIFAVNMFAKKLKKNRYLTYLSVPEIDFSVDTEDWHLDGEYTEIKSPIHVKVLPKSLKILV from the coding sequence ATGGATCGTGTCGCCTTTATCATCAACCCTTTTTCTGCGCAGAAAAATTATCAGCCTTTTTTGCAATTATTAAAAAAAAGCCTTGAAAAGCCGGTAATTTTTTTGTCTGATTCTGTCGCCGGCACGGAAAAATTCATCAAAGAAAATTTTGATAAAATCGACATTTTTGTGGCGGTTGGTGGAGACGGAACAATTTCTTCGGTCGCGAAAAGCCTCATTAATACTGATAAAATTCTCGCTATTTTCCCGGCAGGTTCCGGAAACGGATTTTCGAACGAAAATAAATTTTCAAAAAATCTGGTCGATTTGCTCGGAAAAATTAAAAACGGAAAACACCGCTCCATCGATACTTTTATGGTAAACGACCATTTTTCCATCAATGTTTCCGGCACCGGTTTCGACGGAAAAGTGGTCAAAGCTTTTGAAAAAACGAGCCGCGGTTTTAAGAATTATATCAAAGTTTCAATTCTCACTTTTTTTGCCTTTAAAACCGTCAAAATTCAATTTAAATCAAAGAAATTTAAGGAGCACGACGGAGATTATTTGATGATTAACGTCGCCAACACGCGCCAATTTGGCAACAACGCTTACATTGCGCCCAGCGCAAGCACGACCGATGGTTTGGCAGAAATCGTTTTGGTGAAAAAATTCCCCTTTTGGTACAGCGGAATTTTCGCGGTGAATATGTTTGCTAAAAAACTGAAGAAGAACCGCTACTTGACCTACCTTTCCGTGCCGGAAATTGATTTTAGCGTGGATACTGAAGACTGGCATCTCGACGGTGAATACACAGAAATCAAATCACCAATCCACGTAAAAGTTTTACCGAAAAGTCTGAAAATTTTGGTTTAA
- a CDS encoding DUF3298 and DUF4163 domain-containing protein, translated as MKFSFAFLSVLFLANSGCEQKKAAAQPSTTTIKQTVQVDPVFSVDSISVRDSLEITKNLTASFTKQILIFPSLSNQKILDSIYVAEKIQLNKYSKQNLQKALEEKKQNYFSETKKSLKDYSPDFKQTWTNNSKMAVFSNTNDFLTLVYTGDGYTGGAHGYYYKKFKVFDLKNNKTLQLSDILTNQDAEIWGRILMDNFLKNDLENGQSQMLLVKKIPLNNNFYFDAQNLYFLYNQYEIAAYAAGPVLIKVPLSDIKPFLNSSFKDRIGL; from the coding sequence ATGAAATTTTCGTTCGCTTTTCTCTCGGTTTTATTTCTTGCAAATTCTGGTTGTGAGCAGAAAAAAGCTGCGGCGCAACCCTCCACCACCACGATAAAACAAACTGTACAAGTGGATCCGGTGTTTAGTGTGGATTCTATTTCGGTTCGTGATTCCCTGGAAATTACCAAAAATTTAACGGCATCTTTCACCAAGCAAATCCTGATTTTTCCCTCATTAAGCAACCAAAAAATCCTGGATTCAATTTATGTTGCTGAGAAAATTCAACTTAACAAATATTCCAAACAGAATTTGCAAAAAGCTTTAGAAGAAAAGAAGCAAAACTATTTCAGCGAAACCAAAAAATCGCTGAAAGATTATAGCCCGGATTTCAAGCAAACCTGGACCAACAACTCCAAAATGGCGGTATTTTCCAATACCAACGATTTTCTGACTTTGGTGTATACCGGCGATGGCTACACTGGTGGTGCGCACGGATATTACTACAAAAAGTTCAAAGTTTTTGATCTTAAAAATAACAAAACACTTCAGCTTTCTGATATTTTGACGAATCAGGACGCTGAAATCTGGGGCCGAATTTTAATGGACAACTTCCTTAAAAATGATTTGGAAAACGGACAAAGTCAAATGCTTTTGGTCAAGAAAATCCCGCTGAACAACAACTTTTATTTCGATGCGCAGAATCTTTATTTCCTTTACAACCAGTATGAAATTGCGGCGTACGCGGCCGGTCCGGTTCTGATAAAAGTTCCGCTTTCTGACATCAAACCTTTTTTAAATTCAAGTTTTAAAGACCGAATTGGTTTGTAA
- the gyrB gene encoding DNA topoisomerase (ATP-hydrolyzing) subunit B, whose product MSQKEYTASSIQALEGMEHVRMRPSMYIGDVGVRGLHHLVYEVIDNSIDEALAGHCDTISVVIHEGESISVRDNGRGIPVDMHEKEKKSALEVVMTKIGAGGKFDKDTYKVSGGLHGVGVSVVNALSNSLTATVYKNGKVYQQEYAKGKALADVAEIGTTEERGTLVTFQPDDTIFQDLIYNYDTLASRLRELSFLNKGITITLTDERFIDEEGAQRFDIFYSEGGLKEFVEYIDGNRESIMNNVIFMEGEKDNIPVEVAMRYNTSYNENLHSYVNNINTHEGGTHLAGFRRALTRTLKKFADEIGLPAKEKVEVTGDDFREGLTAVISVKVMEPQFEGQTKTKLGNSEVSGAVDKIVGEMLSNFLEENPNEAKLIVQKVVLAAKARQAAKKAREMVQRKSPMGGSGLPGKLSDCSSKDPEISEIFLVEGDSAGGTAKQGRDRHFQAILPLRGKILNVEKSMLHKVYDNEEIKNIYTALGVSVGTEEDSKALNISKLRYHKVVIMTDADIDGAHISTLILTFFFRYMKELIENGYVYIAQPPLYLLKKGSKKVYAYNEKEREEITLQLAPDGKGVEVQRYKGLGEMNPEQLWDTTLNPEFRILKQVTIESLADADNVFSMLMGDEVPPRREFIEKNAIYAKIDV is encoded by the coding sequence ATGAGCCAAAAAGAATACACAGCCAGCAGTATACAAGCATTAGAAGGAATGGAGCACGTGAGAATGCGTCCATCCATGTACATCGGAGATGTGGGCGTACGGGGATTGCACCACTTGGTGTATGAGGTGATAGACAACTCCATAGATGAAGCGCTGGCGGGCCATTGCGACACGATCTCGGTGGTCATTCACGAAGGTGAAAGTATTTCGGTGCGCGATAACGGCCGCGGTATTCCGGTGGACATGCACGAAAAAGAAAAAAAATCTGCGCTGGAGGTCGTAATGACAAAAATTGGTGCGGGTGGAAAATTCGATAAAGACACCTACAAAGTTTCCGGTGGTTTGCACGGTGTGGGTGTTTCTGTAGTGAATGCACTTTCTAATTCCTTAACCGCAACTGTTTACAAAAACGGTAAAGTTTATCAGCAGGAATACGCGAAAGGTAAAGCTTTGGCGGATGTTGCTGAAATAGGAACAACGGAAGAACGTGGTACGCTTGTAACTTTTCAGCCGGATGACACGATTTTCCAGGACTTGATCTACAACTACGATACGCTTGCCAGCAGACTTCGTGAGCTTTCATTCTTAAATAAAGGCATTACCATTACTTTAACAGATGAAAGATTCATCGATGAAGAAGGCGCACAACGGTTTGACATTTTTTATTCCGAAGGTGGTCTTAAAGAATTTGTGGAATACATCGACGGCAACCGCGAAAGTATTATGAACAACGTCATCTTTATGGAAGGCGAAAAAGATAATATTCCGGTGGAAGTGGCCATGCGTTACAACACTTCGTATAACGAAAACTTACACTCTTACGTAAACAATATTAACACACACGAAGGTGGTACTCACCTTGCCGGTTTCCGTAGAGCTTTAACCCGAACTTTAAAGAAATTTGCCGATGAAATCGGGCTTCCTGCAAAGGAAAAAGTGGAAGTTACAGGTGATGATTTCCGTGAAGGATTAACTGCAGTTATTTCGGTGAAGGTGATGGAACCTCAGTTTGAAGGTCAGACCAAAACCAAACTTGGAAACTCTGAAGTTTCCGGAGCCGTAGATAAAATTGTGGGTGAAATGCTTTCCAATTTCCTTGAGGAAAATCCCAACGAAGCGAAACTCATCGTTCAGAAAGTGGTTCTTGCCGCAAAAGCGCGTCAGGCTGCGAAAAAAGCCCGCGAAATGGTACAGCGCAAATCGCCGATGGGTGGCAGCGGCTTACCGGGAAAACTTTCCGACTGCTCCTCAAAAGACCCTGAAATTTCAGAAATTTTCCTTGTAGAAGGAGATTCCGCAGGTGGAACCGCAAAACAAGGTAGAGACCGTCATTTCCAGGCGATTTTGCCTTTGCGAGGTAAAATTTTGAACGTTGAAAAATCCATGCTTCATAAAGTTTATGACAACGAAGAAATTAAAAATATTTATACTGCTTTAGGCGTTTCCGTTGGAACCGAAGAAGACAGCAAAGCTTTGAATATCTCGAAATTACGTTACCACAAAGTGGTGATTATGACCGATGCTGATATTGATGGCGCGCACATTTCAACGTTGATTTTAACGTTTTTCTTCCGATACATGAAGGAACTTATTGAAAACGGTTACGTGTACATCGCGCAGCCGCCTTTGTATCTCCTGAAAAAAGGCAGCAAAAAGGTTTATGCATACAACGAGAAAGAACGTGAGGAAATCACGCTTCAATTGGCGCCAGACGGAAAAGGTGTGGAAGTTCAGCGTTACAAAGGTTTAGGTGAAATGAATCCCGAACAACTTTGGGACACGACTTTGAATCCGGAATTCCGTATTTTGAAGCAGGTGACCATCGAAAGTTTGGCAGATGCGGACAATGTTTTCTCAATGCTGATGGGCGATGAAGTTCCGCCAAGACGTGAATTCATCGAGAAAAATGCCATCTATGCGAAGATCGATGTGTAA
- the lysS gene encoding lysine--tRNA ligase, whose translation MQLSEQEIIRREKLKSLEKLGINAFPAEEYKISETTKTIKQDFVEGKKVAIAGRLMSRRIQGKASFAELQDSEGKIQVYFNRDEICPGENKTLYNEVYKHLLDIGDIIGIEGELFTTQVGEMTVKVTNFKILTKSLRPLPQPRTDENGVIHDAFNDPELRYRQRYVDLIVNPQVKEVFIKRTKLFNAMRTFFNDAGYFEVETPILQAIPGGAAAKPFITHHNALDIPLYLRIANELYLKRLIVGGFDGVYEFSKNFRNEGMDRTHNPEFTAMEIYVAYKDYNWMMDFTEKLLEFSAIQVNGSAESTFGEHQINWKAPYPRVSMTEAILKYTGFDITGKTEQELFDFAKSIGVEVNETMGKGKLIDEIFGEKCEGNFIQPTFITDYPIEMSPLTKKHRSQEGLTERFELMVCGKEIANAYSELNDPLDQRERFNDQLKLSEKGDDEATGFIDEDFLRALEYGMPPTSGLGIGMDRLIMFLTNNPSIQEVLFFPQMKPEKATPTFELDEDEKMVLEILKSQEEPMNLGVVKVRSQLSGKKWDKAAKNLTKYNLVKVEKIDEEVLMRIL comes from the coding sequence ATGCAGTTATCAGAGCAGGAAATCATCCGCAGAGAAAAGTTAAAAAGCCTGGAAAAATTGGGCATTAACGCTTTTCCGGCCGAAGAATATAAAATTTCAGAAACGACCAAAACCATCAAGCAGGATTTTGTAGAAGGTAAAAAAGTCGCCATTGCGGGTCGTTTGATGAGCCGTCGTATTCAGGGAAAAGCCAGTTTCGCGGAACTTCAGGATTCTGAGGGGAAAATTCAGGTGTATTTTAACCGCGATGAAATTTGCCCCGGCGAAAACAAAACGCTTTACAATGAGGTATATAAACACCTTTTAGATATCGGTGATATCATCGGCATCGAAGGTGAACTTTTCACTACACAGGTTGGTGAAATGACGGTAAAAGTGACCAATTTTAAGATTTTAACCAAATCTTTACGCCCCTTGCCGCAACCAAGAACGGATGAAAACGGCGTGATTCACGATGCTTTCAACGATCCGGAGCTGCGATACAGACAGCGTTACGTGGATTTAATTGTAAATCCGCAGGTGAAGGAGGTTTTCATTAAAAGAACAAAACTTTTCAATGCGATGCGTACCTTTTTTAATGACGCGGGTTATTTTGAAGTTGAAACGCCGATCTTACAGGCAATTCCGGGCGGCGCTGCAGCGAAGCCTTTCATCACGCATCACAACGCTTTAGATATTCCTTTATATTTAAGAATCGCCAACGAATTATATTTGAAAAGACTGATCGTTGGTGGTTTTGATGGCGTTTATGAGTTTTCCAAAAACTTCAGAAATGAAGGAATGGACAGAACCCATAATCCGGAATTTACCGCAATGGAAATTTATGTTGCGTACAAGGATTACAACTGGATGATGGATTTCACCGAAAAACTGCTGGAATTTTCCGCAATTCAGGTGAACGGCAGCGCGGAATCTACTTTTGGTGAACATCAAATCAACTGGAAAGCGCCGTATCCACGCGTTTCTATGACGGAAGCTATTTTAAAATATACCGGTTTTGACATTACCGGAAAAACCGAACAGGAATTATTTGATTTCGCAAAATCAATCGGTGTTGAGGTGAATGAAACCATGGGTAAAGGAAAATTGATCGACGAAATTTTCGGCGAAAAATGTGAAGGAAATTTTATCCAGCCGACTTTCATCACCGACTACCCTATCGAAATGTCGCCTTTAACAAAAAAACACCGTAGCCAGGAAGGTTTGACGGAACGTTTTGAGCTGATGGTGTGCGGAAAAGAAATCGCCAACGCCTATTCCGAGTTAAATGATCCTCTTGACCAAAGAGAACGCTTTAATGACCAGCTAAAACTCTCCGAAAAGGGTGATGATGAAGCGACAGGTTTCATCGATGAAGATTTCCTTCGCGCGCTGGAATACGGCATGCCGCCAACTTCCGGTTTAGGAATTGGTATGGACCGCTTGATTATGTTTTTAACCAACAATCCATCCATCCAGGAAGTGTTGTTTTTCCCGCAGATGAAGCCAGAAAAAGCAACGCCAACTTTCGAGCTGGATGAAGACGAAAAAATGGTTTTGGAAATCCTGAAATCTCAGGAAGAACCGATGAATCTTGGAGTTGTAAAAGTAAGAAGCCAACTTTCCGGAAAAAAATGGGATAAAGCAGCCAAAAACTTAACCAAATATAACTTGGTAAAAGTGGAAAAAATTGATGAGGAGGTTTTGATGAGAATCCTTTAA